One Candidatus Methylomirabilota bacterium genomic region harbors:
- a CDS encoding N-acetylmuramoyl-L-alanine amidase, with the protein MVIQGEEYLSLANLAKAVGRPANQVVTRERVRIPLGRSVLSLTVGSPEVRVGTRVVSLSKPPRRLGRAIVVPIELVPITLGAQYGETRVSWDQETLTATIVERDHTLRVLRFHTYPDHTRVVLEGTRPHDFIVLDDGASGRVVVEVKQGILSPLIRSRHVSDGLVRTIETQQLGNASQITIYGMGRSLSSTIFALQRPDRIVVDLFSRDRQARSSRQAEAAIQPTPGQTVGSKAAVRSDEPIAPSDVSSPEHIIKTVVIDPGHGGRDSGAIGQSGAKEKDIVLDIGLRLQELIEETLGMRVIMTRTEDIFVPLEDRTMIANRHKADFFISLHVNAAPQSRAVGFETYFLSREPSDRGAKASAIRENTALHLDGVGRDAQRGLKTILWDMTHTFYVKESSELAESLLNELGRHFKVENRGVKSAPFYVLVGAAMPSVLVELAFITNPDEEQKFEQESYRHQVAQALLAGIAKFKTRYEKRVGWVPAPSSAMR; encoded by the coding sequence ATCGTGATTCAAGGCGAGGAATATCTGTCGCTGGCAAATCTGGCCAAGGCTGTGGGACGTCCGGCAAATCAAGTCGTAACCCGAGAGCGTGTCAGAATTCCCTTGGGGAGATCTGTTCTTTCACTCACAGTCGGCTCACCGGAGGTTCGAGTGGGCACGCGCGTCGTCTCGCTGTCCAAACCGCCTCGCCGACTCGGAAGGGCGATCGTGGTGCCAATTGAGCTTGTACCGATTACCCTCGGTGCGCAGTATGGTGAAACCCGGGTCAGTTGGGACCAGGAGACGCTGACAGCCACGATCGTCGAGCGGGACCATACGCTGCGCGTCTTACGATTTCACACCTATCCAGACCATACCCGGGTCGTCCTGGAAGGTACCAGACCGCACGATTTTATCGTGTTGGATGATGGGGCATCGGGTCGGGTTGTGGTGGAGGTGAAACAAGGGATCTTGAGCCCGTTAATTCGATCGCGTCACGTGTCTGATGGTCTGGTGAGAACGATTGAAACTCAACAGCTCGGTAATGCCAGTCAGATTACTATTTATGGGATGGGGCGCAGCTTATCGAGTACGATCTTCGCCCTGCAGCGGCCTGACCGGATTGTCGTCGATCTCTTCTCGCGCGATCGGCAAGCGCGCTCTTCACGGCAGGCCGAAGCCGCGATCCAACCAACACCCGGACAAACCGTCGGGTCGAAGGCGGCAGTTCGAAGCGACGAACCGATCGCGCCGTCCGACGTATCGTCGCCGGAACACATCATCAAGACGGTCGTCATTGACCCCGGTCATGGAGGCAGGGATTCCGGAGCGATCGGCCAGTCTGGTGCGAAAGAGAAAGACATCGTTCTTGATATCGGCCTCCGACTGCAGGAACTGATCGAAGAGACGCTTGGGATGAGGGTCATCATGACCAGGACGGAGGACATTTTCGTTCCGCTTGAAGATCGGACGATGATTGCTAATCGCCACAAGGCCGATTTTTTTATCAGTTTACACGTCAATGCCGCTCCTCAGAGTCGTGCGGTCGGCTTTGAGACCTATTTCTTGAGCCGCGAACCGTCCGACCGGGGCGCAAAGGCGTCCGCGATCAGGGAGAATACGGCTCTCCATCTTGATGGTGTCGGTCGAGATGCCCAGCGAGGCCTCAAGACTATCCTCTGGGATATGACGCATACGTTCTACGTAAAGGAATCGAGTGAGTTGGCGGAGTCACTCCTCAATGAGCTTGGACGCCATTTCAAAGTAGAGAATCGCGGCGTGAAGTCGGCACCCTTCTACGTCTTGGTTGGGGCGGCGATGCCGTCCGTGCTGGTTGAACTCGCCTTTATCACGAATCCGGATGAAGAACAGAAGTTCGAACAGGAGTCGTATCGGCACCAGGTTGCGCAGGCCTTGCTGGCCGGTATCGCCAAGTTCAAAACACGATATGAAAAACGGGTAGGATGGGTACCTGCACCCTCGTCTGCCATGAGATGA